Proteins from a genomic interval of Beijerinckia indica subsp. indica ATCC 9039:
- a CDS encoding aminotransferase class I/II-fold pyridoxal phosphate-dependent enzyme, with translation MNKTRQAGLSLNARKALQNIVGRLQVNDPAPDLASPFAAQTDFSTLPAFTELRMQRSMADLVDLENPFFRVHERRAGATTQIETRVLSNYSSYDYLGLNGHKEVADAAKEAIDHYGISASASRVVAGERPIHRALENKLAELYGQEACAVFVSGHATNIATISTIMGPKDLVLYDSLAHNSIVTGAMYSGAERRAFPHNDAAALDKMLTSLRPRYKRVLIVIEGLYSMDGDVPDLAAFIAVKQRHAAWLMVDEAHGLGVLGKKGHGLHEYAGVDPREVDIWMGTLSKTLSGCGGYIAGCSPLVEILKCTAGGFVYSVGMPPAIAAASLKALEIMLREPERVERLRRNGILFRDLAKEAGLDTGLSLGFAVVPIILQDSLVAVALGQKLFERGINVQPIIPPAVPEKSSRLRFFITADHDEAQIRETIAHIAAERDAIGDGRAIVSRAKRS, from the coding sequence ATGAATAAAACTCGTCAAGCTGGCTTGTCTCTGAATGCGCGCAAAGCGCTTCAAAACATTGTCGGCCGTCTGCAAGTCAATGACCCCGCTCCCGATCTCGCCTCGCCCTTCGCCGCGCAGACGGACTTTTCCACTTTGCCCGCCTTCACCGAATTGCGGATGCAGCGATCGATGGCTGATCTCGTCGATTTGGAAAATCCGTTCTTTCGTGTCCATGAGAGGCGTGCGGGCGCGACGACACAGATCGAAACCCGCGTTCTCTCGAATTATTCGTCCTATGATTATCTGGGGCTGAATGGCCATAAGGAAGTGGCCGACGCCGCGAAAGAAGCCATCGATCATTATGGTATTTCTGCCTCAGCGAGCCGCGTGGTGGCGGGCGAACGGCCGATCCATCGTGCCCTGGAGAACAAGCTCGCCGAGCTTTACGGCCAGGAAGCCTGCGCGGTCTTCGTCAGCGGCCATGCAACGAATATCGCGACGATCAGCACGATCATGGGACCGAAGGATCTCGTGCTCTATGATAGTCTTGCGCACAATTCCATCGTGACGGGGGCAATGTATTCGGGCGCGGAAAGGCGAGCTTTCCCGCATAATGACGCCGCAGCCCTCGACAAAATGCTCACAAGCCTGCGGCCGCGTTACAAACGTGTGCTGATCGTGATCGAAGGTCTCTACAGCATGGACGGCGATGTGCCAGACCTTGCTGCTTTCATCGCCGTCAAGCAACGCCATGCCGCCTGGTTGATGGTCGATGAAGCGCATGGGCTCGGCGTGCTCGGCAAGAAGGGACACGGCCTCCATGAATATGCTGGCGTTGATCCGCGTGAAGTCGATATTTGGATGGGCACCCTTTCCAAAACCTTGTCGGGTTGCGGCGGTTACATCGCCGGCTGCTCTCCTCTTGTCGAAATCCTGAAATGCACGGCAGGCGGCTTCGTCTATAGCGTCGGCATGCCGCCCGCCATCGCCGCAGCGTCCCTCAAGGCACTCGAAATCATGCTGCGGGAACCCGAACGTGTCGAGCGTTTGCGTCGCAACGGCATCCTGTTCCGAGATCTCGCCAAGGAAGCCGGTCTCGATACGGGTTTGAGCCTGGGATTCGCCGTTGTGCCGATCATTCTGCAGGATTCACTGGTCGCCGTCGCTTTGGGGCAAAAGCTCTTCGAACGCGGCATCAATGTGCAGCCGATCATCCCGCCAGCCGTGCCGGAAAAATCCTCGCGCCTGCGCTTTTTCATCACTGCGGATCACGACGAAGCGCAAATCCGGGAAACAATCGCTCATATTGCCGCCGAACGCGACGCAATCGGTGATGGCCGCGCGATCGTCAGCAGGGCCAAACGCTCTTGA
- a CDS encoding type I polyketide synthase: MNEDSDVAIVGRACRLPGASSVADLWRLLLDGSCAVSKIPADRWSLERFGHPRGNERGRSYTWSAGVLDDIWGFDPGAFGLSPREAEQMDPQQRLLLQLTWEALEDAGIKPSELAGSPTGVYIGGSALDYGNLRILDMASSDAYFATGNTLSILSNRISYIYDLHGPSFTIDTACSSALVALNEAVEALQSGRIDTAIVGGVNILASPFGFIGFSQASMLSRTGLCQAFSAAADGYVRAEGGVVLVLRSQRAAAGQHVHGLVAGTRINSDGRTTGISLPSPVHQSALLESLYGDLGIDPARLAFVEAHGTGTRVGDPIEAKAVGTILGQQRPEPLLIGSVKTNIGHTEPASGLAGVLKAMLALEHDLLPASLHCETLNPDIDFETLNLQVCDKATPLARREKRLAGVNSFGFGGTNAHVILADPSTATATESQAFAGAPDYLVLSAHSRGALASLAGTYATRVAKLADNKACTDLLSALGRRRDLLVERLVVPFESQSQLVSVLEEVKDKTDAPAKGAGFSLTTALDREVPVAFAYSGNGGQWAGMGVLAYSVNPAFKAHFDRIDTLFQALSGWSLVETLHAADLEEKLSLTSIAQPLIFALQSSLTHALRVEGLVPSFVLGHSVGEVAAAEAAGILDLESAVRVIQYRSLRQELTRGHGTMAVVVGSLATVERIVEALPGLSIAAHNNPNAYTVSGDEASIKQLSDVARKNKARVHQLDLAYPFHSPLMEPVREELLQDLAEVVSNEAQIPFISTVSGCEVSGLELDGQYWWRNVREPVLFAQGAREALRLGARIFVEIGPHPVLLPHLKTLEDATNATILGLNVLDKKDKDHDPIRRVFAAALAAGAKVDLAKTFPSDPNPRIALAPYPWQQQIFRLGESIESSGMLRPAPWHLLIGARQTPEKLEWHSTIDITLVPDIADHQIDGQILLPGSAFVEMALAVARDWLGTETARISDLDIYQPLHISRDASREILCTVTPSIGLVEISSRPRLGHTPWQVHASARIIHDTHIAVPELVLPAKAEMTIGHDALYAIALEAGLQFGPSFRNVAQALRCGDNIIRVDLSPAQNPSPYGLDPARLDSCFHGLILIFQDLLRGKQGTAFVPVRFGEVNLVKPGATIAGARLDILSCNERTIVADYILFDDAHDVIATLRRVRYQALPTARGGDVAEQVLFQANALASEPTATRLSTGVFDPGKLVELARPHMLSETSDSDSASFLLDGWATAAIFELLQNLAQNGAIDLEALQQEGKLPAYARPWLDHLLLTLSHSGLVTGEGASWTLSTDVSLPAPGEILQALAADHPDHSAELLLIASATGAVEALQAEAKNSAESFARPIATPVLDGFELGGIAVSSAASFVTDLLHAHVASWPRDRALRILQIGYGPLSPRAAALAREQAAHLVIFEPERRRLERARLSFPETEEIGFAETLDELGTANFDLVISADALYRLLPEPAQWSKLQGCMARDALFCAVEPLPSLFRDTVFGLSPRWFHQSPGGETVGLIAGPTALQHHMAMAGLSDTRVDQVSTKAGAALFLSGRLVGEARRPPQRTGNILVVSNEDLRGGAIASALATLLAASGMHVTLTHRHELDAAQLRGVSEVLYLSSGFEDPQPSVRTLTESCLALRECAELLEGQKTKIWLVMSGANDPEQVLICDKAAGLWAFSRTLANEYQNLDVRRIDIADDLKPELIGERLRDLICSSTEETEIILGAQKTEVLRFERPDQRRISGAEALRLERGAGTGMDRLHWNGVERRAPESDEVEIAVEATGLNFRDVMWGLGILPEDILENGFAGATLGLECAGRVLRVGSAVKGLEPGDPVIACAKNGFATHVTLPAAVVIRRPANLTAEAGATIPVAFMTAYYALINCASLKAREWILIHGGAGGVGLAALQIAQWRGARVIATAGSPEKRRLLGLLGADHVLDSRSGAMFDEIRRITGGKGVHVVLNSLSGEPMERSIGVLRPFGRFVELGKRDYVANTHIGLRPFRANLTYYGVDLDQLIISDKSAGRRLFQKVMDLFEKQILTPLPYRPYPAAEVIDAFRLMQQSGHIGKLIVTPPALPASTGASAHELKIATDKAHLITGGLGGFGLETARWLVDKGARHLVLIGRNGATTPESQAVIETLRAQGANVHVEALDITDHEGVKKLFGRFGKDLPVLAGLFHEAMVLDDAVIHNLDRDRMERVLRPKITGAELLDQATRKLTLDYFIVFSSATTVIGNPGQGAYVAANGFLEGMARRRRKAGLPALAVAWGAIGDVGVLVNSRAVRESLAKRAGVKDLKARDGLDMMQTMAEHYPDEAVITIAPMDWASAREHLSILRSPTYARLPKNNEQEASERTSLDLRELLAQGTLEEVQKTVSDEIVKEIARVLRLPPTDVGRNKPLAEIGLDSLMAVELALALEERFGLDAPLTHSASGLTVIELAEHVIGLVTDSVSEHDSTAKGLAERHLGTSMDQETLSSIKDRVHENSGSIKNLLQ; encoded by the coding sequence ATGAATGAAGACTCCGACGTCGCCATCGTCGGCCGTGCCTGCCGCCTTCCCGGAGCTTCCTCGGTTGCTGATTTGTGGCGGCTGCTGCTCGATGGAAGCTGCGCCGTCAGCAAAATTCCCGCGGACCGCTGGTCGCTCGAACGGTTCGGCCATCCGCGCGGCAACGAGCGTGGCCGCAGCTATACCTGGTCGGCGGGTGTTCTCGACGATATCTGGGGCTTCGATCCGGGTGCCTTTGGCCTGTCTCCGCGCGAGGCGGAGCAAATGGATCCGCAACAGCGCTTGCTGCTGCAATTGACCTGGGAAGCTCTCGAGGACGCTGGGATCAAGCCTTCCGAGCTCGCGGGATCGCCGACCGGCGTCTATATCGGCGGCTCGGCTCTCGATTACGGTAACCTGCGCATTCTCGACATGGCCTCGAGCGATGCCTATTTCGCCACCGGCAATACGCTTTCGATTCTCTCCAATCGCATTTCCTATATTTACGACCTGCATGGGCCGAGCTTCACCATCGATACCGCCTGTTCCTCCGCCCTCGTCGCCTTGAACGAGGCCGTGGAGGCTCTGCAGAGCGGACGGATCGACACGGCCATTGTCGGCGGCGTGAATATTCTTGCGAGCCCCTTCGGCTTCATCGGCTTTTCTCAAGCCTCGATGCTTTCGCGCACTGGCCTTTGCCAAGCCTTTTCGGCCGCGGCCGATGGCTATGTCCGCGCCGAGGGCGGTGTCGTTCTGGTGCTGCGTTCGCAGCGGGCGGCGGCTGGTCAGCACGTCCATGGCCTTGTCGCCGGAACCCGTATCAATTCCGATGGCCGCACCACCGGCATTTCCCTGCCCTCTCCGGTGCATCAATCCGCATTGCTCGAATCGCTTTATGGCGATTTGGGAATCGACCCCGCCCGTCTCGCTTTCGTCGAGGCGCATGGCACCGGTACGCGCGTCGGCGATCCCATTGAGGCCAAGGCCGTCGGCACGATCCTCGGCCAGCAGCGGCCGGAACCGCTTCTTATCGGTTCCGTCAAAACCAATATCGGCCATACAGAGCCTGCATCTGGTCTTGCCGGTGTGCTGAAAGCCATGCTGGCGCTCGAGCATGATCTACTGCCGGCCTCGCTGCATTGCGAGACGCTCAATCCGGACATTGATTTCGAGACCTTGAACCTGCAGGTCTGTGACAAAGCGACCCCGCTCGCCCGCCGTGAAAAGCGACTCGCCGGCGTCAATTCCTTCGGCTTCGGCGGCACCAATGCGCATGTGATCTTGGCCGATCCCTCGACAGCGACGGCCACGGAAAGCCAAGCCTTTGCCGGCGCGCCCGACTATCTTGTCCTGTCCGCCCATAGCCGTGGTGCCCTCGCCTCGCTGGCCGGGACCTATGCGACACGTGTCGCCAAACTGGCCGACAACAAGGCCTGCACCGATCTTCTTTCGGCGCTCGGACGCCGGCGCGACCTCCTCGTCGAGCGACTCGTCGTTCCCTTCGAGTCCCAGTCGCAACTCGTCTCGGTGCTCGAAGAGGTCAAGGACAAGACAGACGCGCCGGCCAAGGGTGCCGGTTTCAGCCTGACGACAGCGCTCGACCGCGAAGTGCCGGTGGCCTTCGCTTATTCGGGCAATGGCGGCCAATGGGCCGGCATGGGCGTTCTGGCTTATTCCGTCAATCCTGCTTTCAAGGCGCATTTCGATCGGATCGACACCCTCTTCCAAGCCTTGTCCGGCTGGTCGCTGGTCGAAACCCTGCATGCCGCTGATCTTGAGGAAAAGCTGAGCCTCACGAGCATTGCTCAACCGCTGATCTTCGCCTTGCAATCCTCCTTGACCCATGCGCTGCGTGTCGAGGGTCTGGTGCCGTCCTTCGTGCTCGGCCATAGCGTCGGCGAGGTCGCGGCCGCGGAAGCCGCCGGCATTCTCGATCTCGAAAGCGCTGTGCGGGTCATTCAATACCGCAGCCTGCGTCAGGAATTGACGCGCGGCCACGGCACGATGGCGGTCGTCGTCGGTTCGCTCGCGACCGTCGAGCGCATTGTCGAAGCTTTGCCCGGCCTGAGCATCGCCGCCCATAATAATCCCAATGCCTATACCGTGTCGGGCGACGAGGCCTCGATCAAGCAATTGTCCGACGTTGCCCGCAAGAACAAGGCGCGCGTCCATCAGCTCGATCTCGCCTATCCTTTCCACAGTCCTCTGATGGAGCCGGTCCGCGAAGAGCTCCTGCAAGATCTCGCGGAGGTTGTGTCGAACGAAGCGCAGATTCCCTTCATTTCCACCGTCAGCGGCTGCGAAGTCTCGGGTCTCGAACTCGACGGCCAATATTGGTGGCGCAACGTCCGCGAGCCAGTGCTGTTCGCTCAGGGCGCGCGGGAAGCTTTGCGGCTTGGAGCCCGGATTTTCGTCGAAATCGGCCCGCATCCGGTGTTGTTGCCGCATCTCAAGACGCTTGAGGATGCGACCAACGCCACGATTCTCGGCTTGAATGTCCTCGACAAGAAGGACAAGGATCACGATCCGATCCGCCGCGTCTTCGCCGCGGCGCTGGCCGCTGGGGCCAAGGTCGATCTCGCCAAAACCTTCCCGAGCGATCCCAATCCCCGGATTGCACTCGCCCCCTATCCCTGGCAGCAGCAGATTTTCCGGCTCGGCGAGAGCATCGAATCGAGTGGCATGCTGCGGCCCGCTCCCTGGCATCTCCTGATTGGCGCCAGGCAGACCCCCGAAAAGCTCGAATGGCATTCGACCATCGATATTACGCTCGTGCCTGATATCGCCGATCATCAGATCGACGGACAGATCCTGTTGCCCGGCTCGGCTTTCGTCGAAATGGCGCTGGCTGTCGCCCGCGACTGGCTCGGCACCGAGACGGCGCGTATCAGCGATCTCGATATTTACCAGCCCTTGCACATCAGCCGCGACGCCTCGCGCGAGATTCTCTGCACGGTGACCCCAAGCATCGGCCTCGTCGAGATTTCCAGCCGGCCCCGCCTCGGCCACACGCCCTGGCAGGTGCATGCAAGCGCCAGAATCATTCATGATACGCATATAGCGGTTCCCGAACTCGTCCTGCCTGCCAAGGCGGAGATGACCATCGGTCACGACGCGCTCTATGCCATTGCGCTCGAAGCCGGCCTGCAATTCGGCCCGAGCTTCCGCAATGTCGCTCAGGCCCTTCGTTGCGGCGATAATATCATCCGCGTCGATCTGAGCCCGGCGCAAAATCCCTCGCCCTATGGGCTCGATCCGGCTCGTCTCGATTCCTGCTTCCATGGCCTGATCCTGATCTTCCAGGATCTTCTGCGCGGAAAGCAGGGCACGGCCTTCGTGCCTGTGCGCTTTGGCGAAGTGAATCTCGTTAAGCCCGGTGCCACAATCGCCGGCGCCCGGCTCGATATCTTGTCCTGTAACGAACGGACGATCGTCGCCGATTATATTCTCTTCGACGATGCGCATGACGTCATCGCGACCTTGCGGCGTGTCCGTTATCAGGCATTGCCCACGGCGCGGGGCGGGGATGTCGCTGAACAGGTCCTGTTCCAGGCCAATGCCCTGGCCAGCGAGCCGACCGCAACGCGGCTTTCGACTGGCGTCTTCGATCCGGGCAAGCTCGTGGAGCTCGCCCGTCCCCACATGCTATCGGAGACCTCGGACTCGGATTCCGCTTCTTTCCTGCTCGACGGTTGGGCGACTGCCGCCATCTTCGAGTTACTGCAGAATCTGGCTCAAAACGGGGCAATCGATCTCGAGGCCCTGCAACAGGAAGGCAAGCTGCCCGCCTATGCCCGGCCCTGGCTGGACCATCTTCTGCTCACCCTCAGCCATTCCGGTCTCGTCACCGGCGAAGGCGCAAGCTGGACTCTCAGCACCGATGTGAGCCTGCCGGCACCGGGAGAAATTCTGCAGGCGCTCGCCGCCGATCATCCCGATCATAGTGCCGAGCTTTTGCTGATCGCCAGCGCGACTGGCGCCGTCGAAGCCTTGCAGGCCGAAGCCAAAAATTCGGCCGAGAGCTTCGCGCGGCCCATCGCCACCCCGGTGCTCGATGGTTTCGAGCTCGGCGGCATCGCTGTTTCCAGCGCCGCTTCTTTCGTCACCGATTTGTTGCATGCGCATGTAGCGAGCTGGCCGCGCGACCGCGCTTTGCGCATCTTGCAGATCGGTTACGGCCCGCTCTCGCCCCGCGCCGCCGCTTTGGCGCGCGAACAGGCGGCGCATCTCGTGATCTTCGAACCGGAACGGCGGCGTCTCGAACGCGCCCGCCTGTCCTTCCCCGAGACGGAGGAGATTGGTTTCGCTGAAACGCTGGACGAGCTCGGCACGGCCAATTTCGATCTCGTGATCAGCGCGGACGCGCTTTACCGGCTCTTGCCCGAGCCGGCGCAATGGTCGAAGCTGCAAGGTTGCATGGCGCGCGACGCTTTGTTCTGTGCTGTGGAGCCGCTGCCCTCGCTGTTCCGCGACACGGTTTTTGGCCTTTCTCCGCGCTGGTTCCACCAATCGCCGGGCGGTGAAACGGTCGGCCTGATCGCTGGTCCCACCGCTCTGCAGCATCACATGGCCATGGCGGGCCTGAGCGACACCCGTGTCGATCAGGTCTCGACGAAAGCCGGCGCTGCTCTTTTCCTGTCCGGACGCCTGGTCGGCGAGGCACGCCGCCCACCCCAACGCACCGGCAATATTCTCGTCGTCAGCAACGAGGATCTGCGCGGCGGCGCCATTGCCTCCGCCTTGGCAACCCTGCTTGCCGCCTCCGGCATGCATGTCACGCTGACCCATCGGCACGAACTCGACGCCGCTCAATTGCGCGGCGTTTCGGAAGTGCTCTATCTGTCGAGCGGCTTCGAGGATCCACAACCTTCGGTCAGGACCCTCACCGAATCCTGCCTCGCCCTGAGGGAATGCGCCGAGCTTCTGGAAGGTCAAAAGACCAAGATCTGGCTCGTCATGTCGGGGGCGAATGATCCTGAGCAGGTGCTCATTTGCGACAAGGCGGCTGGTCTTTGGGCCTTCTCCCGCACGCTTGCCAATGAATATCAAAATCTCGATGTACGCCGCATCGACATTGCCGATGATCTGAAGCCCGAACTGATTGGCGAGCGGCTACGCGATCTGATCTGCTCGTCGACGGAAGAAACCGAGATCATCCTCGGCGCGCAGAAGACCGAGGTCCTGCGTTTCGAACGGCCAGATCAGCGCCGGATCAGCGGCGCCGAAGCCCTGCGGCTGGAGCGCGGTGCTGGCACTGGCATGGATCGTCTGCATTGGAATGGCGTCGAAAGACGCGCACCTGAATCAGATGAAGTCGAAATCGCAGTCGAGGCGACGGGTCTCAATTTCCGCGACGTGATGTGGGGCCTCGGCATCCTGCCCGAGGATATTCTGGAAAATGGCTTCGCTGGCGCGACGCTGGGTCTCGAATGCGCCGGCCGCGTGCTGCGTGTCGGCTCTGCCGTCAAGGGGCTCGAACCGGGTGATCCAGTCATCGCCTGCGCCAAGAACGGCTTTGCGACCCATGTCACCCTGCCGGCCGCGGTCGTCATTCGCCGCCCAGCCAATCTCACCGCCGAGGCGGGCGCGACCATTCCGGTCGCTTTCATGACCGCCTATTATGCCTTGATCAATTGCGCCAGCCTCAAGGCTCGCGAATGGATACTCATCCATGGTGGCGCCGGCGGTGTCGGGCTCGCGGCTTTGCAGATCGCACAATGGCGGGGCGCTCGCGTGATCGCCACGGCAGGCTCTCCCGAAAAGCGTCGCTTGCTCGGCCTGCTTGGCGCGGATCATGTGCTCGACTCGCGCAGCGGCGCCATGTTCGACGAAATCCGCCGCATTACGGGCGGCAAGGGCGTCCATGTGGTGCTGAACAGTCTGTCCGGCGAGCCGATGGAACGCAGCATCGGCGTCTTGCGGCCGTTCGGCCGTTTCGTCGAACTCGGCAAGCGCGATTATGTCGCCAATACGCATATCGGCCTGCGGCCGTTCCGTGCCAACCTGACCTATTACGGCGTCGACCTCGACCAATTGATCATCAGCGACAAGAGCGCTGGCCGCCGCCTGTTCCAGAAGGTCATGGATCTGTTTGAAAAGCAGATCCTGACGCCCTTGCCCTATCGGCCCTATCCCGCCGCTGAAGTCATCGACGCCTTCAGGCTGATGCAGCAGTCCGGTCATATCGGCAAGCTGATCGTCACGCCGCCGGCCCTGCCCGCAAGCACGGGTGCATCGGCACACGAACTGAAGATCGCCACCGACAAGGCGCATCTCATCACGGGCGGTCTCGGCGGTTTCGGCCTCGAGACAGCGCGTTGGCTCGTGGATAAAGGCGCGCGCCATCTCGTTCTCATTGGCCGCAATGGCGCCACGACACCGGAGAGCCAGGCGGTTATCGAAACCTTGCGCGCGCAAGGGGCGAACGTGCATGTCGAGGCTCTCGACATTACCGACCATGAGGGCGTCAAGAAATTGTTCGGCCGTTTCGGCAAGGATTTGCCGGTGCTGGCCGGTCTCTTCCACGAGGCCATGGTCCTCGACGACGCGGTCATCCACAATCTCGATCGCGACCGGATGGAACGCGTCCTGCGACCCAAGATCACCGGCGCGGAACTGCTCGATCAGGCGACACGGAAGCTGACACTGGATTATTTCATCGTGTTCTCTTCCGCGACAACGGTTATCGGCAATCCGGGACAGGGTGCCTATGTCGCCGCCAATGGCTTCCTCGAAGGCATGGCGCGGCGTCGGCGCAAAGCGGGTCTCCCCGCGCTTGCCGTCGCCTGGGGCGCGATCGGCGATGTCGGTGTGTTGGTCAACAGCCGTGCCGTGCGTGAAAGCCTGGCGAAGCGCGCTGGCGTCAAGGATCTCAAGGCTCGCGACGGTCTCGACATGATGCAGACCATGGCTGAACATTATCCTGACGAAGCCGTCATCACCATCGCCCCCATGGATTGGGCGAGCGCCCGCGAGCATCTGTCGATCCTGCGCTCACCGACCTATGCCCGTTTGCCGAAAAACAACGAGCAGGAAGCCAGCGAGCGCACCAGCCTCGACCTGCGCGAGCTGCTGGCGCAAGGCACGCTGGAGGAAGTTCAGAAAACTGTCTCCGACGAGATCGTCAAGGAAATCGCCCGCGTGCTACGCCTGCCGCCGACCGATGTCGGCCGCAACAAGCCGCTTGCCGAGATCGGACTCGATTCGCTGATGGCGGTGGAACTGGCTTTGGCGCTCGAGGAGCGGTTCGGGCTCGACGCACCGCTGACCCATTCGGCTAGCGGCCTCACGGTCATCGAACTCGCCGAACATGTCATCGGTCTCGTCACGGATTCCGTTTCCGAGCACGATTCGACCGCAAAGGGCCTGGCCGAGCGGCATCTTGGCACCAGCATGGATCAGGAAACTCTGTCCTCGATCAAGGATCGGGTGCATGAAAACAGCGGAAGCATCAAGAATCTGCTGCAATGA
- a CDS encoding glutathione S-transferase family protein, protein MKFYMTPGSCSTGIHIILEELEEVFEAYIVNLPGGDQFKPDYLAINPKSTIPTLVRKDGTSLTEVQAIAYWLGRTHPRAKLIPDDIEAETRIVEAMAFIVGTIHGQGFARIFATPTFTKNEADHDNVRAFGRELVEKCFGILDTQLAGKDYLVGTFSIADPILFYVEFWADKLAIPLPANLLAHYKRMLGRRAVQGVLREEGYNLSTLGQQQQA, encoded by the coding sequence ATGAAATTCTACATGACTCCCGGTTCTTGCTCGACCGGCATCCATATTATTCTCGAGGAGCTCGAGGAGGTTTTCGAAGCCTATATCGTCAATCTGCCGGGCGGCGATCAATTCAAGCCGGATTATCTGGCGATCAATCCGAAATCGACGATTCCCACCCTTGTGCGCAAGGACGGTACGTCCCTGACGGAAGTCCAAGCCATCGCTTATTGGCTTGGACGGACGCATCCGCGCGCCAAATTGATCCCCGATGATATCGAGGCCGAGACGCGGATCGTCGAGGCCATGGCCTTCATCGTCGGCACCATCCATGGCCAGGGATTCGCCCGTATTTTCGCGACCCCGACCTTCACCAAGAATGAGGCGGACCACGATAATGTCCGGGCTTTCGGGCGTGAGCTTGTCGAAAAATGCTTCGGCATTCTCGACACCCAGCTCGCCGGCAAGGATTATCTCGTCGGGACTTTTTCCATCGCCGATCCGATTCTTTTCTATGTGGAATTCTGGGCCGATAAACTGGCCATTCCCCTGCCCGCAAATCTCCTGGCCCATTACAAGCGTATGCTTGGCCGCAGGGCGGTGCAGGGCGTTTTGCGTGAAGAAGGTTACAATCTCTCCACCCTCGGCCAGCAACAGCAGGCATAA